The Macrobrachium nipponense isolate FS-2020 chromosome 1, ASM1510439v2, whole genome shotgun sequence genome includes a window with the following:
- the LOC135220201 gene encoding uncharacterized protein LOC135220201: MASNAVSPIIYDLQQSLGDFSLRHYAQGYNLQHFIKNLDFKVIGWLALATVAAIFLIDLFNRSYPNYARSLAFTAADFWENNKVRLGFANDGRGSRSLEPLTEVLDALASSVKKWEKPRDEKSRSV; the protein is encoded by the exons ATGGCATCGAACGCAGTCAGCCCCATCATCTATGACCTGCAGCAGAGCCTTGGTGACTTCAGCCTGAGGCATTATGCCCAAGGGTATAACCTTCAGCATTTCATCAAAAACCTCGACTTCAAGGTCATAGGGTGGCTAGCTCTGGCCACAGTGGCAGCCATATTTCTGATCGACCTCTTCAACAGATCCTATCCCAACTACGCGAGGAGCCTGGCTTTCACTGCAGCAGACTTCTGGGAAAACAACAAAGTTCGTCTGGGTTTTGCAAATGATGGTCGTGGAAG tcGATCCCTCGAACCTCTGACCGAAGTTTTGGACGCCTTGGCTTCCTCCGTCAAGAAATGGGAAAAACCTCGAGACGAGAAAAGCCGTTCCGTTTGA